TCTTCGATCCCTATCCCGCGGCGGCGACGGATCAGCTCGTCGGCAATCCCGACTACACCTTCATTGGTGACCGCGCCGAGCTGGGCGTGCGCGTTGATGGCCGCCGCTTCGATCTGGGAGGCGCGTTCAACTACGTGCGTCTCGAGAACGTGCCGACCGGCGCGATTGGGCCCGGCGGGCTCGGCGTGGGCGCCTTCTATTTCGCGGCCACCGGCCTCAGTTACAGCTACCAGCTCTATCTGAGCGAACTGTTCCTGCGGGTGAGCGGGGGCGACGACCGGTCGTCGGTCACGCTTGGCCGCATGTCGTTCGCGTCGGGCGCCGAGTTCGCGGCTGACAGTCCGTCGCTCGATCAGCTCAAGCGCGAGCGTTTGCACTCCAGGCTGGTCGGCAACTTCGAGTGGTCGTACTACCAGCGCCGATTCGACGGCGCGCGCCTCGACATCGCTCGGCCTGAGTGGCACGTCACGGCGGCGGCGTTCGTGCCGACGCAGGGCGGCTTCGAGGAATCCACCAACCTGTCGATGCCGAACGTCCGGGTCGCCACCGCCTCGTATACGCGAAAGAGCGGCGCGCGCAGGCAACCCCAAGAAGGGGTTGCCTCCACCTCGGAGCTTCAGGTGTTTGGCACTCTCTATCGCGACCGCCGTGAGCTGGCCGCGGTGGTGGATAACACGTTGTCGCCGGACCGGCCGGTGGATGTGACCATCGCGGCCCTGGGCGGCTCGCACGCGCGGGTTACGCCGACGCGCAGCGGCGAACTGGACACCGTGCTCTGGGGCGCCGTGGAGACGGGCGATTGGTACGGCCAGTCGCACCGCGCGGCCAGCGTGGCCGCCGAGGTGGGGCATCGCTGGAGTAATGCCGCTGGACGGCCGTGGCTGCGGGCCGGCTATCTGTGGTCGTCCGGCGATGGCGATCCAGCCGACGACCGGCACGGCACGTTCTTCCAGATGCTGCCCTCGTCTCGGAAGTACTCGCTGTCGGCCACCTACGCGCAGATGAACCTGACCGACGCGTTCGTGCAGGCCGCTTTTGAACCCCGCGGGGTAAAGACGCGTATCGAAGTACATGCGGTCGGCCTTGCGAGCGGGCAGGATCTCTGGTACCAAGGCAGCGG
This genomic interval from Acidobacteriota bacterium contains the following:
- a CDS encoding alginate export family protein — its product is MSFAVPFVSFVVALGSTTKAQEPPVVTASVSNLTRAESWSFFDPYPAAATDQLVGNPDYTFIGDRAELGVRVDGRRFDLGGAFNYVRLENVPTGAIGPGGLGVGAFYFAATGLSYSYQLYLSELFLRVSGGDDRSSVTLGRMSFASGAEFAADSPSLDQLKRERLHSRLVGNFEWSYYQRRFDGARLDIARPEWHVTAAAFVPTQGGFEESTNLSMPNVRVATASYTRKSGARRQPQEGVASTSELQVFGTLYRDRRELAAVVDNTLSPDRPVDVTIAALGGSHARVTPTRSGELDTVLWGAVETGDWYGQSHRAASVAAEVGHRWSNAAGRPWLRAGYLWSSGDGDPADDRHGTFFQMLPSSRKYSLSATYAQMNLTDAFVQAAFEPRGVKTRIEVHAVGLASGQDLWYQGSGATASTGRYFGFSGRAAGGQSRLGTVLEGAVDVPLKRYWSVNGYVGTMSGGGVVKHSFSGTRLTFWYLENVIRF